AAATAGGAACTCCTCCGTGGTGGACCACATGACGGTCTGCACCCAGGCATTGTGTCCCAGATAGGTATTCCTTACCACTGATCCCTCTGAAAGATCCGAATTATATTGGTTAGGTGGAAGTTCCATTGTTGATATTGGAGTATTAGATCTTACGGTTTGTCCTAGGATCATAGAGCCGCAGATTCTTGTCCGCCGAAGCAGTCAGTATCAGCCGATTCAGCTTTGAGTAGCTCGCATCGAATATGGACTTGTTGGTGGATATTTCGGTCTTGATGCCCTCAAGACTCAGATCCCACACCTTGAGTGTGTGATCCCAGCTGCCAGTTAGCAGAGTGGTAGCATCCATCCACTGCACGGCTGATACGCTCTCACGATGTCCCTGCAGCGTAATTTTGGGGGTCTGAAAGGAATTGTAAAGCTGATTACAAGTCTAATTATAAATGGCAAGACTACTCACTCTCACACCGCTCTCTTTCATCCGCTTTGAGCTGCCCTCGACTGCATCGTCCAGCTCTGCTGACCACACCTTCAACATCGTGTCCCAAGAGCCCGTGGCAAATCTCAGACCATCCGGACTCACGCTGACACTGTCGACGCCTCGCTCGTGGCCCTTGCACACGGAGACACATTCCACCGAGTTGGAGCCCACGTTCCACTGCCACAGCATGGCGGTCTGATCCTGCGATGTGGACACAAAACGTCCCGTCTCCTCGTCCAGCGATATCCAGTCCACCGCCTTGATGGGCGCCGTGTGACCAGAAATAGTGAGAATGTGCTTGCCTTTGTTGGTCCACAAATTCAGGGTGTTGTCGTAGCACCCGGAGAGGAT
The sequence above is a segment of the Drosophila melanogaster chromosome 2L genome. Coding sequences within it:
- the CG6724 gene encoding uncharacterized protein, isoform A, coding for MDVDNGEGQVQVHLKTKQEHYAVPDVPYAIDGTVTTVELNTFVNALLRQKDGSSDTDFDFLVFDEYLRGRLCDHLREKAISFEDAIEIEYVERFPAPEPQDCLLHDDWVSAVKARGKWILSGCYDNTLNLWTNKGKHILTISGHTAPIKAVDWISLDEETGRFVSTSQDQTAMLWQWNVGSNSVECVSVCKGHERGVDSVSVSPDGLRFATGSWDTMLKVWSAELDDAVEGSSKRMKESGVRTPKITLQGHRESVSAVQWMDATTLLTGSWDHTLKVWDLSLEGIKTEISTNKSIFDASYSKLNRLILTASADKNLRLYDPRTNQGSVVRNTYLGHNAWVQTVMWSTTEEFLFVSGAYDNQNKLWDCRSPKAPLYDLLGHGEKVLDIDWSNPKYIVSGGVDNTVRVFKSRKALAEEAETK
- the CG6724 gene encoding uncharacterized protein, isoform B codes for the protein MDVDNGEGQVQVHLKTKQEHYAVPDVPYAIDGTVTTVELNTFVNALLRQKDGSSDTDFDFLVFDEYLRGRLCDHLREKAISFEDAIEIEYVERFPAPEPQDCLLHDDWVSAVKARGKWILSGCYDNTLNLWTNKGKHILTISGHTAPIKAVDWISLDEETGRFVSTSQDQTAMLWQWNVGSNSVECVSVCKGHERGVDSVSVSPDGLRFATGSWDTMLKVWSAELDDAVEGSSKRMKESGTPKITLQGHRESVSAVQWMDATTLLTGSWDHTLKVWDLSLEGIKTEISTNKSIFDASYSKLNRLILTASADKNLRLYDPRTNQGSVVRNTYLGHNAWVQTVMWSTTEEFLFVSGAYDNQNKLWDCRSPKAPLYDLLGHGEKVLDIDWSNPKYIVSGGVDNTVRVFKSRKALAEEAETK